The Neurospora crassa OR74A linkage group I, whole genome shotgun sequence genome segment TTTGTTGTGATGTGCCAGGGCCTCGGTATGAAAAAACAGAAGACGGATGTCGAATTCGATCAAGGCCCGTGCTGTCGACaccaagaaaagagaaaaactaaaagagaagagtaataaaaaaaaaatacagtTAGGCCACACTAATGGTTGAAACTCAAACACCTCACTTTGGGTGATGCAATCTGCACGGTGTACATACCCAAGCCGACCGCACTGCGGGGCGTTCGCTATTGACCTTCTTTTCGTTTTTCTATCAGATAACACTTGATCTCTGCGGTGTCATGTGATGAATTGTTTCTTGCGTGATTCATTCACCGTCTTTTTCTCTTGTCAAAATTCTCCGTTGCTGCGCAGTGGAGGTTATCTTCGTTTACTTCCATGGCCAGGCCTCGTGAAACGAGTGGTGAAGATGGGAAGCTCAGCTGGCTACAAAGTCAACATATCCCCCTGAGTCTCCTCCTGGACCCAAAGCTTGCAGCTCAACGGATCCCTGAATTGTAACAACATTGAATGAAGTATTTTTTTAGTCGGTAAGCTAAGTCGTCCTTATCTAGGTGCATCTAGAATCTATCGAACAGCATGGGTCAGAAATCTCCATGGCCTCGCATTTTTTTTTAGAGGGGCACACTTAGCAATTTCCACGCACACTCCACAGAATTGAGAGACCCCATCAGCTGTACGTTGCCCAACGACACGAGTTTCCACAGCCATCCAGAACATTGAGATTCTTAGGAAAAGGGCAATGCTTGTTTTTGAGATGCGGTCACGTCTGGCCCGTCTAAAACTGTCCTGGTAGGCTGCAATTGGAACGATGGCTTGGGTGAAAAGTGAACAGAAACTGAACCACTAGAAACAAGAGCATTTCAGCCATATTCACCTGAGCCGCGACATCCTCAACTTACATCCGGAGGAAAATGATTGCCAGATTCAGCTGTAATGAAAGAAGGAACCCCAGAATTACAGATATAGTGTATTTCTCTCAAACACTGGATCTGCGCCAACGCTTGATGTCAAGAACACTATGCGCACGGgccctcccccttttttctGGCCATGACTACCACTCGGATGTAAACACAACACGAGCTAGCTGTTTCTCATCATGGCGAACTGCATATTGCTGTATTGAAAGACAAATGCGTTGCGGGCGGATATGTGAACTTCCCAGCCATGGACCCTCTCAAAGCGAAGCCGTCAGACTGCCATGCTCCTTGAACAAGCGATCGCTGAACAAGTTGACAATGGGCAAAAAGAGCCGCTGCTTCCCCTCCTCAGTGGCCATGAACTCTCTGAGCTCAGCCTCACTTCTCCACGTCCAGCTCTCGCACTTCTCCGGCTCCATTACCTTGAGAAGACGAGCAAGTTAGCGAGCATATTCCTCCAAAGGCTGGACAAACAGGCTGGCATAGACTTACCACAGGCTGCTTCTGCTCATCATCCCTCCGGCAGGCAACAAAGATAGTGATGTAGTGCTTCTTCTCCGCATCAAAGATATCGTTGGTGAAGGCCAAAGCTTTCTCGGCTTTAACCTTCAGGCCCGTCTCTTCAAGTGTCTCTCTCTCGGCGCATTCCAAGTAGTCCTCGCCGACTTCGAGATGGCCACCGGGAAATTGCAACGTTCCTGTTGCCCAGTCAAGGCAGTTCGTGTAAGCATAAATGATGCTGTTAGGAACATGCGATGAGGTCCGTGACATCCGTGAAAGTCTGTGAAACAGacagggaaaggaaaaagagctGAGGACTGTCTAGACGTAGGAGGTACGTACCCGATCCATGGGACCCTTTTCTCACTCCCACCAACATCTTCCCCTCCGCATCACTGATGATCGCCGCGACGCCCACCCGGACGACAGGTTGCTGTGATGCCATATTGTTCGacttgcttttttttttcggttgGTGGCTTACTATGTCAATTTGGCTAGGATGGTAAGTGATATCGCTAGTCGCCGCTGTCCTACTTTTCTACCTTTACGTTTGATTATGCGCACTGTCAGCCAGTCTTATATTTCAGGATGAAGAACCTTGGATGCCGCCGTATGTATCAATGTGACTCAATGTCCCTCCAGGCTGACAAGCTCCGGCTGTGCCCGGTAAGGTGTCCCCGCGCACCGGAGCCGTGAGGTTGACACGGTGTTGCAGTACCGCAAGGCGGGCACGCGGGCAAGACCCCGCGCCGCTGCTGCGCCCAGGAGAACGCCCTCCAGGGCCCTGGCAGCCCGGGAGCCCGGGTCGTTACAGCGACTGTGTGGGACCACAAGGTACACCGGGCTCTGCTGGGATATGACTTGTTAGCGTGGTTCTCCAGGGTAGCAAAGAACCTTAAATTCGGCACAGAAATCAATTGACTTTTGGCCTACTCACCCCCTGTTTTTTGTAGCGCTACGCTACTAAGCTAACAAGTCATGTACATCCCAGCAAAGGCGTACCAATTCCCATCGCCGTCCACCGAAAAAATGCCCTTAAATTCCAAGTCCGGTATCAAGTTTAAAGCTGGTGTAGGCAAACGTACCTACggtagtgtactatgtacgCTCACTTGGAGGTATCTCCCATCCGAAACTTCGCCGCGCTGACCTATTATTCAGTCCTTGTTGGGGTGAACATCAGGGGAATTTCAGTTTTGATTCCacttgcagcagcagcttgcATCCGCCTGTCAATACCACACTGCAGTGCCCCAGCCAGTGTCTTGGGTTGTGGTCTACCATAACCCCGTGCCGACGGACTGAAAGCGAACTGCCTAAAGCGCACAACATCAGTACAGTAGACGGTTGCATCATGGTGCACCCATGTTTTCGGGGCCCCATGTTTCCGGTGGAGTAAAAACAACAAATGCTCCTGGGCGCGAGGAACTTTAGCTCTCAACAGCCGACTGACAGAGCGGTTGTGGGAAGAGGATCGAGATTTGTTTTTGCTGTCTCTACACCTTATGAGACTCAAATAGAGCGGAAataaaacaacaacagcccggCTGGCGCAATCGGTAGCGCGCAAGACTTCTAATCTTGAGGCTGTGGGTTCGATTCCCACGTCGGGCTTTCAAGGTCTTTTTGCGTTTTTTCGCACTCCTTCCGTTCTTTTTTCTCATCTTATCTTTTTGCGCAATCTTCGCTTCATCTTCGAGCATCATCATTGCTATGTTGGAGCTTTGCAACATGATGCGGCCTTCTGTATCTCAAGTGAGTTACCTACCGCTCATCGTGGAAGATTGCTTAGTCATGCGTACGCGATTTGCCATGTTCTCAAAGCCGGACTGTGATGTCATGTCTGGAACAATGAGATCGCTAACGCGATGCTGAGTGAAAACACACCAGTCTCTCGATTTTCGTCACACTCTCGGACTTCAGAACCTCCCTGCCTCCAAGTGGGGAGCCGCATCGCAGCGGGCGAAACCCTGTGCTCTTAGCCTTCTCGGTCTAGGTACCCCAAGATTCTACATACACATTTCGCTGCACTTCGATACAGTTTGTTGCTGGCCAGATTCGTCCCCGAGAAACTCACGCGGCAATCCAGAAATAAGCCGTTTACGCTTGAATCCATGTTTTACCGCTGCCTGTGGCAGGTATATGCAGCATTGTTGAAAGCCAAAATTCTGAGAGATAATCGAGGCAACTCTAGGCTTGGTTGTATTTGTGATACTGTTTTCCCGCCATAACCCATGCAATATCTCAGATGATTCACGATCTCTGCAGGGCAGATCATGACACACGCCTTCTCACATGGTCAGGTCACACTGCTTTTGAATGCTGATCACCAACAGCAGTGTACCTTGGTACATAGCCATGTTAACCCCAATCCCCCGCACCTACCCCGACTCCGATCCTGGGTACGATGCCACTCGCAAGCCACCTACGAGCGCGACCCCCCCACTATTCCTTCAACCCCGTCCTCTCACCCGGCACCACTCACAGAGTCTGGACCACAGCCATCCAAGCCCTCATCTCCGTTCTCGGCCAAGATGCCGTCCTCTTCGACTCTGCCGTCTCCGATTACATCACCCCGTACGACCTTCGCGAGGCAGAGTCAGCAACGGACAAGCGCAAAGTCCCCAGCGTAACGTCTGCTCTGGCTTCACGAACCAGCTGAGCGCCATACTGAAGATTGTCAACAAGTTCACCATCCCTCCATAGACTTTTTCACAGGACAAGAACTTGTGATATGGCGAACCGGCGCCGAAAGTAAACGATTCCGTGGCGCTAAATTCGCATGGGATGGATAATGTCATCAAAGTGAATGATCAAATCACCACGCGATCATGGAGCCCGGTGTGACTGTTCCTTGATTTGTATCGGTGCTGTGTCGGATACAAAAAGAAAGTTTGGCCAAGCACGGCGAGCTTGGGGTGAGGCTAAGTGTGATGGGGAATCTGGGTTTCTTCTCCCATTTTACCGTTGTATTAGACAACGGAAATACCCTTAATGGGACCGACCTCAAGAGCCTAGATTGCGGCATCGGGCTTGGCGCCCTCTTCACTCATCCCCATACACAGTATATCGCCGGCCTAGAAGACATGGTTGCCTCCGGCAACCTCGTCCATATGGGACAATGGGGATCACGGCCAACGAGCCATTCAACCCCTTCTTATCCACATCCACTTACGGCCCCTTCATCGAAGGCTTCTTCCGGTAGTGAAAGAAAGGGGGTATGGCATATATAGAGCGCATGTCAGCCACATGGGTGAGTGTTGGCGTGTCGAGAGCAGGATCGAAAAGTTGCTGATGCATCACTCGACAACGCTGATTGCGGGCTTGAACGAACCTCAACGGACACACCTACAACCGCTTTGTTGAAAATATCAAGGTAAGTCTTCACCAGTCAAAAATTCGAATGAGGGAAGAAATACCATATTGGACGGTACACACTGGACCCCAAGGGGATTCTATCCTCAGGCAAGCAAGGTATATGGCCTAGCGAAGTCTGTCACTTGAGAGAGAACCAAGAGTACGACGGCTAAAAGGGAAACAAAAGCATGCTCAATCATAGAAAAGGCGACTGGGACATTCCAAATTCCGTAAAGGGAGAAATGAAGGTTGGCTGGATTACATTACTATCTCTTCGGTTTCATAGGATAAGGACCTGAACGTGCGAGGACTGAGCATGGCCCAAGAGGACTCGCCCAACTGGAGATGTCAGGCGTTTCTACACCAATATCCAAACCTGGAGGACTGGCGATAACTCAATCACTCTTGGCTCGGTTCCATGAAGTGAACCGCATACCGGTTGTGACCCACCCGAACCAAAGCCGGATGGTATCCTCCAGCCAATTCTTTCCGTTCCTCCAAGGACCCACGTTGGcgacaagtggaagtcggTCACGGACTTCTGTGATGTAGGTCGAGCTGTTAGGAATACAGGGTTTCTTGGGAAGTCGTGCGCGCTCGGCCTCGTCGATATAAGGGGTGGCAGTGGTGGCTCCCGTCTTTTCCGCATGTTTAATGACCTTGATGAACTGCCGTGTCCTTGTGGAGGCACCAGGAGTCCAAGTGGCTGCCACATACCCCGTGATAACACCTGTGTTGGGGATACCCTCGAGCATGACTCCGTTCCACATGTAGCGCTGGCCGATGGTATCATTGATGcggacatcatcaacaaagaCGTCAATTTTGTTGAGCAAAACCATGTATAGACCAGTGGCGGTGATGATCATGTCGGCTTCAAGAGTCTCACCGGACTTGAGCAATATGCCGTTTTCGGTGACGGTCTCAATATGATCGGTAACAACGGAAGCGTTCGGGCCACACAAAGCCTTGAAAAAGTCTCCCTGCGGACAAAGGCACACACGCTGATCGAAAGGTTTGTACCGAGGGTTGAAGTGCTTGTCGACATCGAAACCTTTGGGAAGCTGCCTGCGCATCTCGTCAACGACAAGCTTCCTTCCCCAGTTGGGGAAGTTCAGAAGCAGCTGGACAAAGAGGGTTTCGGCGACCATCCTGATACACCAGTTAATCTTCCCCGCCCATTGGATTGGCATGAATCTTTCCAGGAACGGTTGAAGCTCGTCTCTAGCTGGCAAGCTGTAGACATATGATGGACTACGCTGGAGCATAGCGACATGCTTGGCAGTTTTGGCGAGGGCAGGAAGGAGAGTGATAGCGGTGGCACCTGAGCCAATGATGACGATGCGTTTGTTATCGTACTGCACCTCTTCATTCCAAAATTGGGGATGTACCACTTGACCCTGAAATCTTTCGATACCGGGAATGACAGTGGACCGAGGCTTCTCGTAGCTGTAGTACCCGGTGGCGTTGACTAGCCATGGCGTCTTGAAGATCTTCTTCTCGAGAACGGTGCCGTCACCGGAAGTTACATCGACGTGCAACGTCCATCTCTGCTCCTCGCTGCTCCAGCTCTCTGACGTGACGCGGCGGTTGAAGCGTATCTTCTTGTCAATGCCCTGGGACGCAGCAGCGTCCTCCATATATTTCTTGATGAGATGGGCATCAGCCATGTTAATGTCCTTGGTCCATGGGTACCAGGGGAAGCCGAACAGAGCCATGGCGCTGTCGGAGCGGATGCCGGGATATTTCCAGAAGGCCCATGTTCCGCCGATATGGTCGCGAGACTCAAGGACGGTAAAGGAATGGTTAGGCAACTCGGATTGCAACAAGTAGGCGGCGTTGATGCCGCTCAGACCGgcgccggtgatgatgatgtcgaaAGTGGAGTCCTCGGAGGCCATTGTGCGTGGGTTGTTTCGGCGTAGCTAGCACTGCGGCCCGGGGTCGGATATACAATCGCGTAGGAGACGGACGGGGCCCGCGCGGAGGAGGGCTGGGTGGGCGTTTAAATATTGACAGCGCGTTCACAGCAACATCGCCAAATCTCTTGCCCCAGCCGAGGTTCGCCAGCTGAGCCAGCTCTATGGGGTTACATGAATGGTCTGTGCAATCCCAGTCTCGCCGTCCATCACGACGCTGATCCGTTGATGCGAGTGATTCAGCTGCTTCCCAATTAGCGCCATTGTTGGGATCATTCCGGCCGTTTGTGAGTTTGTTGTTGCGATTCGCTGGCAGTCATGTGTCTTGGCGAACTCCCGACAATGACAAAGGTTTGATGTTTCCTCTCAAGAAGTTGTTGGTCAGgacaaggaagaggaaattgGGGACCGGTGGAGTTTGTGGGAAAGAAGCTGGAGTCATTAACCTTCTCACGTCAGACGGCATGATCCGCCCGggggtacctacctgcccCTTGCTGCCCTGTCACAACTGTGCTGCCCTACAGATGCCAAGCCGTACCTGGAAGTCGCGCGGGGTTGTGATACACCTCCTTCCAtttctagaggtaggtaattcCCATTCATCTTTCCATCTTTCGATTGCTTGCTCTGGTCTAAGACGGGCAAGAACAAGATAGAGCAAGCGACGAGTTCAAGAACGACTGGATGTCCTGTGGTCTGCCGGGAGGCCTACCGATCATGTTCTCTTTCGATGAGAAGGTTGATCTTCCAGTGAGCATAACTTAGTTCTATCACTAGACCCAATCAATCATCAACCGTCTGGTGACTCTGGTCCCTCCCTTACTCTGTCACCAGAATTTTGTCGCCATCACCGGTGAACCCGCAGCTATTGTCGCTCTTCAGGCTGAATCCCTTATCAACCCCGCTATCACTGGAAGTAACCGCTTTCCACCGTTGCGGGCTCGACGGCGACCTTCGAGATACCTTCACATCCGAGCCAACGTCCGAACCAGGCCTTACGTTTGAACCACGGCATTGCGCTCCTCAAAAAGCAAGTACTATAACCGAGCTGTCTTTCCCCAAGATCATTGTTGCTAACTATCATCATCCTGCTGAAGAACTCCCGTCTTCCTGCCTATCGCTCTTCGTACTCGACCGCAAGCCTCTTCTGTCTCCTCCTGAGGGCCCGTTGTGGGTACTTGAAACGTATTTGAAGCACAACAACGATGGCGGAAAATCACACCATGCCGCAATTGACAGCGCAAGGTGTACATCCGCCTCTTCCAAGCCCTAGCTTCACGCTTATACCAGCATCTCCTTCTAGGCTGGAGACATCTATCCACTCCGAAGAGGCACCTTCAGAGACAACATTGGTTCAAGAAGCCCTCCCTCAAACTCCACAAAAAGCGTTGCAAACATACCTTCATAGCTTTGACCTAGAGCAGCAGAGTTATGACTCCCAAGACGGCACGGGTAGCTTCCAGGGACTCTACTAGTGGCAGAAAGAAACGGACAGTGACATAGGAGCGCCAAAGCCAAACTTGCGGACCATTGCAGACGTATGCTGCAGCATATTTCTGATCCTGATGGCGCTATTGGGTATTGTGATATTCTTCTACTTTCTTTCTGGACGTTATTTCCACCCGTGATGCCGGAAAGCTACCAGTTGGAACAACGCTGCGTTGGTTCTGTTCTGTTGGACAATGGGTATCGGGGTCACAGCACACAAACCTGATGCGAGGTAATACTCGAGTCGCGGTTATATCTCTACCTAA includes the following:
- a CDS encoding MutT/nudix family protein — protein: MASQQPVVRVGVAAIISDAEGKMLVGVRKGSHGSGTLQFPGGHLEVGEDYLECAERETLEETGLKVKAEKALAFTNDIFDAEKKHYITIFVACRRDDEQKQPVVMEPEKCESWTWRSEAELREFMATEEGKQRLFLPIVNLFSDRLFKEHGSLTASL
- a CDS encoding flavin-binding monooxygenase encodes the protein MASEDSTFDIIITGAGLSGINAAYLLQSELPNHSFTVLESRDHIGGTWAFWKYPGIRSDSAMALFGFPWYPWTKDINMADAHLIKKYMEDAAASQGIDKKIRFNRRVTSESWSSEEQRWTLHVDVTSGDGTVLEKKIFKTPWLVNATGYYSYEKPRSTVIPGIERFQGQVVHPQFWNEEVQYDNKRIVIIGSGATAITLLPALAKTAKHVAMLQRSPSYVYSLPARDELQPFLERFMPIQWAGKINWCIRMVAETLFVQLLLNFPNWGRKLVVDEMRRQLPKGFDVDKHFNPRYKPFDQRVCLCPQGDFFKALCGPNASVVTDHIETVTENGILLKSGETLEADMIITATGLYMVLLNKIDVFVDDVRINDTIGQRYMWNGVMLEGIPNTGVITGYVAATWTPGASTRTRQFIKVIKHAEKTGATTATPYIDEAERARLPKKPCIPNSSTYITEVRDRLPLVANVGPWRNGKNWLEDTIRLWFGWVTTGMRFTSWNRAKSD